One Candidatus Dependentiae bacterium genomic window, TGAAAAAATCAGGGAAAGTAATTTTGCAACTTATGTTTAAAAGTCATATCACTGCCAGTACAGATTCTATGGCTATTGTATTGTACACCAGTATGGTATGGGGATGGTATGGGTACACACAAAACTTTACGCTGTATAGCGTATTTATACCATTACTTATAAGTTCTTTATTGAGTGCAATGTTATTTTTCTCAGAGATTATAAAATTTTACTCAGAATTATCAGACGAGCAAGGAGTAACCTTTAACAACAAACCGATTGCGCATAACAGACTATATAGCTTTTTAAGTGATATGAGTCAGCAATTATTTTCTGGTAACATACTTATCCCCTTACTCGCTATGCATGTTGGCCTGCATACGGTGGGAACTTTCAAGTTAATAAGTCATTTATGTCACAGTGTAGGTGCTATTATATACAACGTATTTGGATTAACAAGCCAGGTACTTTTTGCACACGCAAAAAATATGCATTATAGCGCAAAACAAGCAATATTCAGCCATATCACCAACTATATACACCATGCATTATATGCGTGTGCTATTTTTGGCATAATAAATTTCCAAAAAATTATGGGGGACACTAGTACGCATAATACAACTGATATGCTTATGATAGGACTATATTTTGTGATCATATTTTCACAAAATTTTTTTATACCATACGAAAAATTATTTTTAAATGAAGAAAAAACGCATTATTTAGCCATTATCCAACTACTAGCCTGGTCAGCTATGTATATGACCATATGGTACATTGCACCACAATCTGCCCTACTGGCACTAGTTGCAATAGTACTAATACGATTAATAAGTTACGTTTTATTAGGATTGATTGCGGCACGTTCATGGTCAATAACACCATCATGGCAACTACAGCCGGTTTTTGGATTAGCAGCTGTATTTTGCTCATGCGTATTCTTTTGGTTGTGGCAATAAATTATGGCGTCACCATGCGGCCAAAAGCACATGCTACTTGACCCATAATACCTTTGTTATAGCCCAAATCATTACGGCACTCATTGAGTATGTTGATCAATTCTTGTAACCGTTGCTGAACCAGAATACTTAACATAATCGTATTATTTTGATTTGCTGTATGTGGTTGCCACGCAATTATATTAAACAACGCATCATATGCCTCATCAAAGTGAACAATAGCGCTTATAAGTTGTATACGCAAATCGTCATTGGATAATGAAGCTAATAGTGTATCCGTGTTAGCACACTGTATAAGCAAGGGTGCCATGTCTTGCGTGCGGTGATAGCGGTCAAAATCTTTTGCATGCAAACGTTCTATCATATTCTGTGCGACATTTTGAATACCATCAAGCTGATTACGCAAGCCAAATATTGAGTTATATAAACGTAGCCCAACACATGTGGCCGATGCACACATAGAAGCGCTAATAGTCCACTTATTAGCTAAACTCCATGGCATATTTCGCTGAAACTGTACATAATCAAAGTTCAGCAATTGCTGATCGTATTGCGCACGAACAGCAGGTCCATTATCTATAAGTATTTCTTTTGCCTTATTAAGATCTGCTTGCGTATTGCCAGTACCACCTTTATCAGAATGATGAATAAGTGATTGAGCTCTATATGCTCTCTTCAATTGATCTAAAGTCGCATTACGAGGTACCCCCAAGACAACATAAAAATCCTTGAATCCAGACTCTGTACAACTTTGAAAACCTACTGTGTAATTGGGTGGCGTATTTTGTTGGGTAGCGTGTCGAACTGGCACTGATGAATTAAACATCATACCGAGTAACGGCGTTGTTAAAAAGCATCCAATACTAAAAAGCAATACACTATTTTTTATTTTTTTATTCATCAGTAATCCTATTAAGACAATGTATATATCCATGCACCAACACCAAGTGCACTCAAAGCGGCAATTCCCAATACTTTTTTCCAAACACTTGCTTGCGCACGACATTCAGCCAAGACTTTTTTGAGTTCATCAGCACGTTGTTGCATAGTCTGCACTAATGCTTTTTTATCTTGCATAAAAACTGATTTGCCTTTTGCATAGTAGCCTTCGTGTTCTATAGCATGCCATATTGCATAAAACGCAGCATCAAAGTTCTTGATTGCAACATCTAATTGTTGTTGCAACTCGTGCGATTTGACCGATTTGACTAGTTCTTCAATATTATGTTGCACCGAAAGTGCAGAAATAATAAATGGAATATTATACAAATCAAAATTCCAATTTGGCTCTTCAGAGGAGATTAATATACGAACAAGTTGATTTGCTGAATGTTCGATATTATTGAATATAGCATACATCCATGTTTGTATACCTTTATACGCGGTGTATCCGAACGCAGCTGCCCCAACAACTCCAAATGCCGCATATTGATAAAAACATTTGGAACATGCAGGAATAGGAGAACATGCACCAGCAACTTGATGGCCACATGGTAAGTCATGCAGCTTGCTCATTTGACACACAGGGTTTTTTATACCACACGGCAAACACGCATGATGACCACAGGATTTTTTTACTACAAAAAAACCACCCGTAGCAGTATCTACAAATTTTTTACGATCAATAAATTCCTGTGTACGACAATGCCCTGCACAAAATATATCATGATGCTTTTGTTGTGGTTGCCATAATACTAATTTCTTAGTTTCCTTATCAAATTTATATCGTAATGCATTATCGGGAATTGATTGACTACATCCTGGCATTGGACACGTGTTAGGCCTATTTTGCAATAAGCATGCTGAACACAAAACATGCCCACATTCAGGTCTAAGTGATTTAATTCTATCTTCTTCTTCATAACGGGCACAATATCCAGTACACCAATCAAAGCGTTTTGGCTCTGGTAGTGTTTTTATCATGTCATTGCGCATATTATGCATTTGGTTACGAATCAACTGAATTTCATTAGGGCTTAATATTCTATCCACATAATCATATTGAGGTCGTTGCATTTGAAAAGATTGTGCCGGTCTCTGTACCTGCTGGCGTGGACACAACGGACACATTTTGTTTTCTGCATTTAAAGTTTCTTTCATACAACCAATACACAACTCATGATTACAATTAATAAAATTCACAAATGTGTGAGCTGGTTTGGAATCCTTACATACAGGACAAAAATGTTTTTCTGCTTCTTTTTTTTGTTGCTTTTGACGTATGGGCTTGTGTAGTGACTTGGTTTTTCCCTTACCTTTACCTTTATCATCTTTTTGTTGGTATTCTTCTCGTGCATCTTTTATTTGCTTCATTAACTCATGTGCTGCTTTATTATTAAATGCCTGCTTTTTGGTATGTTCATCAAATGTATGATGACAAGAAGGACAAGTAAATTCAATAGACTTACTACACTTCATATGCACAAAATGATGCTTTGAACACGGCATTTGGTATACCGGTAAGTTTTTTGCACGAATATCTTCATTACATACAACACACACATAGCGGTTATTCGAGCTATTACTAGCAAAAATAGTATTGAAAATTGACATCGCCATACTTGACTGCGACACTACTAGTAATGCGGTGCATACAAATAATAAACGTGTATACAAACGTAATGTATTCATTATAAAGTCCTCCATTTATCCTAAAGTCTAACGTTGCGCATATACGTATGCACCAAGGCCCAGAGTGCCTAGTGCTGTAATTCCCAATACTTGTTTCCATATACTGGTGCGTGTTCGACATTCGCTTAGAATTTCTTTTATTGATTGTGCTGCTGCACGCAAATCTTCCACTTGATGTTTTTTATCGCGCATAAATGCCACTTTGCTTTTGGCATAATAGCCATCTTTATCTAAGGTGTTCCAAACAACTTCAAGTGTTTTATCAAAATTTTTTATAGCATTTTCCAATTTTACTTTTAATTCATCTGAAGATATAGAATTCATAATGCACTCAAGATCATATTGTAATTGCAAGCCAAGTAATATGAATGGCGGATTATGTAAATCAAAATTCCAGTTTTTATTCGGTGACACTAAAGAATTAATTATAGTATCCACTGAATATTCAAGAGAATTGAATTG contains:
- a CDS encoding J domain-containing protein, translating into MNKKIKNSVLLFSIGCFLTTPLLGMMFNSSVPVRHATQQNTPPNYTVGFQSCTESGFKDFYVVLGVPRNATLDQLKRAYRAQSLIHHSDKGGTGNTQADLNKAKEILIDNGPAVRAQYDQQLLNFDYVQFQRNMPWSLANKWTISASMCASATCVGLRLYNSIFGLRNQLDGIQNVAQNMIERLHAKDFDRYHRTQDMAPLLIQCANTDTLLASLSNDDLRIQLISAIVHFDEAYDALFNIIAWQPHTANQNNTIMLSILVQQRLQELINILNECRNDLGYNKGIMGQVACAFGRMVTP